AGGAAGTGAAAGAGGTGATCTGACAGGAACTGAGGTGATGTGACAATAATGGAGGTGACAGTGTGTcccctgctcctccctctttgAAACTGGTCCTAAAGCCCTCTCCTGACAGTCCCTTGCCTCAGACCTCAGGCCTCAAGCATGCAATCTCTGGGCCAGTTATGAGTCAGTTAATCCGCCAGTCAGGGCTGAGCAGCTGTGTGTGGTCGAACTCAGCACTGGGAGAGACATTACTGGCGACCATTACCAGGCCTGCATCACCAGTGCTCCCATTCCAACTATGTTCACACCGCTATTCAGAAGTTGCTCGTGGTCGCCTCAGGCCACAGTCTCTTAAGTGCTCAACGGGGCTAGACCGCACTCATCTGCCGTCCAACATAAATCTGCTCAGTGTTCCAGTCAGATACAGTTCTCTGGGGAGCATACACACTGAGGTGTATCTGTCTGGCAGGCCCAGTGGGGACAAACGTTTTGTCCTCTGTCAGTATGACCTCTCAGCCTTTCAGCATGGTCAGGATGATAGGACAGGCATGGTGAGGATAGGACAGCCATGGTGAGGATAGGACAGGCATGGTGAGGATAGGACAGGCATGGTGATGCCATTCTGGTATACCCAGTGACTAGGTCCAGCACTTACATCTGTGTAGAAGCTGTTCCCAACCACCGGAGCCCAGTAGGATGGCTCGTTCTTGCAGTTGGCAGGACAGAATACTCTGAGGGAGACACACATTGAGATTGCATTACAATTGAATGGGTGACCCACGGTTTATGTTGCAACAACGAGAAATGCAGGATTTATGCAAGAATTTGCCATTTAGCTAAAAGTAATGTATGTCATGTTATGAATAACCCCGACACATTTCCCATGGAACTTCTGGAGAACAGAGGAAAGACTGACGCTTCCTTCTAGCAGAGTCTGCATGTTTAGGAGATTCCAGTGGTTTTGTAATGGAGGTTTAATGCATTTGTCCCGGCGCAGGAATCTGACTCTAATTAGATTTTGCTTACAAAGCAAAGCCCTTAATTCACAAGTCATCACTTCTTGTTTTGCGTGTGAAACATGGTGGGGGGGAGAGGAGCTAGGCACCTCGGGCAGTTGGAGTAGGGCTTCTTAAAGGGGCAGATCTCCGCCACTGTTGCATAGCAGTCCACTGATTGTCCTGtggtacagagaggagacatacGCCATCAACAGCTGCAAAAGTCATCAGGTGAAGAAACTAAAAAACAAGGGTGTGCATGCTCCACTTATTCTGGAAAAAGTGTGACTTACTTTCCACTTTGGACACCACAAATGCATTGCCGGCTTTGTATTTACTGTCAAGAGATCAAAGCCAGGCATGAGAAGACCATTACATTTCAGGAAATCAATTCATTTCACAAAACATGAATGAGCATAGCAGGCAGAATGACGACAGAAAATAAAGACTACCAGAAATATCTACCTGAATGACTCAATGCCGTTCTTTGTTGCCTTGACAAAGAATGGCAACTTGTCTTTCCTTGTAGTGTCCACCAGACCACCATTGTTATTGATGATGCCATAATGCATAGCAGCACGACAGATACTTGATTGctagaaaaatagaaaaataatccTTAGAAACACATTCAGGCATACTAACTGTATAGTGTGAAATGTTGGACTTCCGTGTGAGACTCACCACATCATAGAAGAGCGTCCCCCACACTTTCCCTTTCTTGTTCTGGCAGTTAGCAGGGCAGTTGAATCTGTTGCAGGTTGCTCCCTTGCACTTGTCACGCATTTTGGTCTCGCACTTGATGTTTTGGGCTGTGGGAGACAAATAAATGACTGGTCAATAAGGGATCTCAGTGGCATTCCTTCCCAAACAGTACATTCAAATAGTCAACTCTGAAAGCCCCCAACCACGATTCCCACTGGTCAAACTCACCCAGGAAAGTGCTGGTGGGAGCCTTGGGAGTGGAGGGCTTCTTGGGTGCAGCAGGCTTGGGTTTGGGTCTGGGGACAGGCTTGGCAGAGGTGCGGGGTGACATGGGAATCTGAGCTTTCTCCACCTCGTTCATATCCTCAGTCTCAGAACGCTGAGAGTCTCCCTTGAAGCAGAGGTTGTCCCTGCAGCTTCCTCCGTAGCTAGGAGGGCACTGGGAGCATGGGCGCCCATGTTGGTAAGGGGCCTCTCCGATCCAGTTTCCcctggggaggaggaaggagcacAGTGGTCAGTTTGACTGACTGGAAACTAATCAGCACTCAGCCATCACGGCACATGGCCTTGTAATTATTCACGTGTTCTTTGCACATGATCACACACACTCTTAAATCCCTGAGTCCAGCTGGATAATGAaaaccctcctgctctccctctggAAATGAAACAAGGTCTGTCTGGAACATTCTGCTTAGGACCTGTTTCTCTTTCCCCTTCctttattatttttgtatttgaaCTTCTGCTGGAATTTCAGCATGGCCTCAATGTGTCATGAAATACTTCTTAGACAGACACTTTAACTGTAACATTAGACAGACAAATTCATACCCTGACATGTGCCCTCAAAAGCGTTTGTTATTAGGTAAACACCCCATGTGGTGGTAAGAAGTATGTAAAACAGAACACTGGAGACATGATATGTGATTGAGTGGGGAAATGAGAGTAACGTTAGTGAGTTGGTCTTACTTGGGGGAGTAGTTACAGACGAGGTAAACAGCGTTCTCCCAGATCTCCCCCCACACGTTCATCCTGGGACACACGTGCACTGCACACCCCACACGACTAGTGGTGGCCCAGACCAGCTGCAGAGAAGACAACACTTCCATTAACATTGTTATTATAAAAGGACATTCGCATTGCTGACTCGTTGTTCTTTCTATGACCATACATCCATCTCCACCGATACAGTTCCTCAGCTCCACATAAAAGTGCAGACAACTGTACTAGCTGAAACTATTTGATTTGGAGCCCTGCAGCTCTGTAGCCTTTGAAAGGGCCTGTCATGGGTGGCTATGGAGATCTGAGAAAAGCATCACAgactgtccggtcctctggcagtctctatgggggtgccacagggttcaattctcgggccgactcttttctctgtatatatcaatgatgttgctcttgctgcgggcgattccctgatccacctctacgcagacgacaccattctatatactttcggcccgtcattggacactgtgctatcaaacctccaaacgagcttcaatgccatacagcactccttccgtggcctccaactgctcttaaacgcgagtaaaaccaaatgcatgcttttcaaccgatcgctgcctgcacccgcatgcccgactagcatcaccaccctggatggttccaaccttgaatatgtggacatctataagtacctaggtgtctggctagactgcaaactctccttccagactcacatcaaacatctccaatcaaaaatcaaatccagagtcggctttctattccgcaacaaagcctccttcactcacactgccaagcttacctagtaaaactgactatcctaccgatcctcgacttaggcgatgtcatctacaaaatggcttccaacactctactcagcaaactggatgcagtctatcacagtgccatccgttttgtcactaaagcaccttataccacccaccactgcgacttgtatgctctagtcggctggccctcactacatattcgtcgccagacccactggctccaggtcatctacaagtccatgctaggtaaagctccgccttatctcagttcactggtcacgatggcaacacccatccgtagcacgcgctccagcaggtgtatctcactgatcatccctaaagccaacacctcatttggccgcctttcgttccagtactctgctgcctgtgactggagcgaattgcaaaaatcgctgaagttggagactttatctccctcaccaacttcaaacatcagctatgcagctaaccgatcgctgcagctgtacatagtctataggtaaatagctcaccctttttcacctacctcattcccatactgtttttatactgtttttatttatttacttttctgctcttttgcacaccaatatctctacctgtacatgcccatctgatcatttatcactccagtgttaatctgcaaaattgtattattcgcctacctcctcatgccttttgcacacattgtatatagactgcccatttttttctactgtgttattgacttgctaattgtttactccatgtgtaactctgtgttgtctgttcacactgctatgctttatcttggccaggtcgcagttgcaaatgagaacttgttctcaactagcctacctggttaaataaaggtgaaataaaaaataaaataaaagacaaATCGGTAGGAAGCACCATGTCACTGTAgacttctctctttcttttttctcaCTCCTCTCGCCCCTCATAGATCCCTCATTACTGCCACAGGAAGTGGCTCCCATGCTGGGGTTTAGAGGCAGATTGATGGGGCCTCTGAGATGTCGAGTGTGACCACAGTTTGTTTCCTGCAACGTTCTGTGATCATTCTCATGATCCAGTTTAATAATGTAAATAAATGATACTGGCAGTAGCTCGGACCGAACAAAGACAACTCTGGACAGACCCACTTCCTCTGTCAATATGGAGAGTTagttcaatcaaatcaaatcaaagtttattggtcacgtgCACGCATACGttagtgaaatgcttgcttgctAACTCTCCTCCACAAAGCAGTACAATAATATAAACAAATGCCAAATACAAAAGTGAAAAATAGTaatagagttttttttttttactacttAAATGTAAGCTACAGGCAGCACCTGTGGATTTGACACCAGAGCAGTCCTACAACTGAGAGCTTGTTACGTGACTCCAATACCAATCTTTCCCCCTGTACCCCTAATtcttccctctatttctctctctctgactctccttcCCCCCATCTTTCAGGAATGTGTTTCCCTTTCCTGGGCCAGTGAGAGGCCACAGGCAGTATTGACTTAGAGACAATGACTCAGCATAGACACCGCACTGCTACACCACTACAGCATACACAGAGATGTGATGAGGGCTGGAGCCTGTGGTAAAGCTCTGTGTCATCCCAGAGAGAGGCTATGAGGATACTGACCCGGAGGGGCTAGCATAACCTAGCTTTGCAGTGTTATGGTAGGGATTGGACCCCAACTATGCTACGCTACACTAGTATTCCTAGAAAATGAAAGGCAGAAACAAGGAGAGGGTGTTCAGACCTGGCATTGTTCCCCCCATTCCTGCATTACATCTTCAAATGAATCCAGGTCAAACACAGAGATGATTGGTGTGtctgggaagtgtttccagatGCTAGTGACCTGGTTTCCCGTGTGAAGTATGCAGATGCAGGAGGATGAGTCGGGCTGTTTTCACAAACCCATCCCAGCTACAAAGTAAAGTCTATGAGGAGAGGAGGCCAATTCTCCCTCTTTGTCCCCCTCTTGTCCCCCTCTTCGtttatctctctttcttcccctttgTTTCACCCTTTCTGCTGTGATGGTTTAATGCTCTTGAGGCGGCAAATAACTTCCCCTGTCACTACACTACTGTGCCCCCATGTGGTCCTATGGTAACCACACTGTTTAAGGCACTCCCCCTGTTTTTAGTTAATGGACACCCATTGAAGAGGCTGCAGGCAACACATTGTTTTTACACAGGACCTGAATACCTGCAGCAGCATCACCTTTAAAAGTCACGTGCTGTCCATTATatactgatggtagagaggaaACATATGACCTTGAACACTGCACAGGCTCATACACAGATCATCTATATTAGTTCAAAGGAAACCTGTAAAAATACAATTTCATATGGAATTAGATccaaatgtggttttctgttcaTTGTAGAACTGTTGAGGGAAGTACTTGCTCCAAACTCAGAACCCCCACCCCCTTTCTCCCCCAGCCAAGACTCACCTGGGTGTAGTGGGTGCACATGGGCCCTGAGCAGCGGTCGGGACACCAGGGATTGCACTCATGTTGGTAGGGGTAGGTGTAGTCCTTCACCTCATCATACCAGGCCTGGACGTGGTAGGCCGGGGGAGCGGTACCTGTAGACACGGAGGGAGCAGCATCAGCCTCAGCAGCACAGAGAGCTCATACAGGAGGATCTCCAGCTGCCAGGGCCACATGAGGGATATCTGAGGGGGCTGCCAGGTGCTTTGGCTGGGCTTGAGACGCACTGCAACAGCCTCCCCTCAGGCTCCCCTCTGGCCTCCACTGATTAGTCCGGTTCTGACCtagcagacacacagacacactcacagtctGTTTCCCTCCAACACTGGGGAACTCAAGCCATGCTGAGAAAAAATTACAAAAACTAAACATGGCTCCACAGCCTGTCGAATCAATTATGGTCCTTTATTGTAAACATCTCTTTTTACGGTACTGAAAAGTGCTGAGACTACAAACTGGCAGCAGAGAGGGAGATAAACAGCCCTGGCCGGTGTTGGcatcagaagagagagaaagggagaggggttctgtgagagtggggggagagagggagagagggggtctgtgagagagggggagagagggagagaggaggtctgtgagagagggagagagggagagagggggtctgTGAGAGCGCGAGCGAGCAGATTCCTGGAATGGCACCTGCTCACGGAGCCCTCCAAtgtcatacacaaagagccctccactgtcatacacaaagagccctccactgtcatacacaaagagccctccactgtcatacacaaagagccctccactgtcatacacaaagagccctccaccgtcatacacaaagagccctccactgtcatacacaaagagccctccaccgtcatacacaaagagccctccactgtcatacacaaagagccctccaccgtcatacacaaagagccctccactgtcatacacaaagagccctccactgtcatacacaaagagccctccaccgtcatacacaaagagccctccactgtcatacacaaagagccctccactgtcatacacaaagagccctccactgtcatacacaaagagccctccactgtcatacacaaagagccctccaccgtcatacacaaagagccctccactgtcatacacaaagagccctccaccgtcatacacaaagagccctccaCTGTCATACACAAAGAGCCTGTCTCACACtgtcatacacaaagagccctccactgtcatacacaaagagccctccactgtcatacacaaagagccctccacctgtcatacacaaagagccctccaccgtcatacacaaagagccctccaCCGTCAGCCCTCCACtgtcatacacaaagagccctccactgtcatacacaaagagccctccactgtcctccactgtcatacacaaagagccctccactgtcatacacaaagagccctccaccgtcatacacaaagagccctccaCACAAGAGCCCTCCAgtcatacacaaagagccctccaccgtcatacacaaagagccctccactgtccagccctccactgtcatacacaaagagccctccaccgtcatacacaaagagccctccaccgtcatacacaaagagccctccaCCGTCATACACAAAAAGAGCCCTCCACtgtcatacacaaagagccctccactgtcatacacaaagagccctccactgtcatacacaaagagccctccaCTGTCATACACAAAAGAGCCCTCCACCgtcatacacaaagagccctccactgtcatacacaaagagccctccactgtcatacacaagccctccactgtcatacacaaagagccctccactgtcatacacaaagagccctccactgtcatacacaaagagccctccactgtcatacacaaagagccctccaaagagccctccactgtcatacacaaagagccctccactgtcatacacaaagaactgtcatacacaaagagccctccactgtcatacacaaagagctcctgtcatacacaaagagccctccactgtcatacacaaagagccctccactgtcatacacaaagagccctccaaagagccctccactgtcatacacaaagagccctccaccgtcatacacaaagagccctccaccgtcatacacaaagagccctccaCCTACACAAAGAGCCCTCCACTGTCAGCCCTCCACCGTCATACAAAGAGCCCTCCACCgtcatacacaaagagccctccactgtcatacacaaagagccctccaCTGTCTCCAGCCCTCCCgtcatacacaaagagccctccaccgtcatacacaaatacacaaagcCCTCCACCgtcatacacaaagagccctccactgtcatacacaaagagccctccactgtcatacacaaagagccctccaccgtcatacacaaagagccctccaccgccctccactgtcatacacaaagagccctccaccgtcatacacaaagagccctccactgtcatacacaaagagccctccactgtcatacacaaagagccctccactgtcatacacaaagagccctccaccgtcatacacaaagagccctccaccgtcatacacaaagagccctccaccgtcatacacaaagagctccctccacctccactgtcatacacaaagagccctccaCTGTCATACAAAGAGCCCTCCACCgtcatacacaaagagccctccaccgtcatacacaaagagccctccacggtcatacacaaagagccctccactgtcatacacaaagagccctccaccgtcatacacaaagagccctccactgtcatacacaaagagccctccactgtcatacacaaagagccctccaCTGTCTCCAAAGAGCCCTCCgtcatacacaaagagccctccactgtcatacacaaagagccctccactgtcatacacaaagagccctccaccgtcatacacaaagagccctccaccgtcatacacaaagagccctccaccgtcatacacaaagagccctccactgtcatacacaaagagccctccactgtcatacacaaagagccctccaccgtcatacacaaagagccctccaccgtcatacacaaagagccctccaccgtcatacacaaagagccctccactgtcatacacaaagagccctccaccgtcatacacaaagagccctccaccgtcatacacaaagagccctccgctgtcatacacaaagagccctccgccgtcatacacaaagagccctccaccgtcatacacaaagagccctccgctgtcatacacaaagagccctccgctgtcatacacaaagagccctccaccgtcatacacaaagagccctccactgtcatacacaaagagccctccgctgtcatacacaaagagccctccactgtcatacacaaagagccctccactgtcatacacaaagagccctccactgtcatacacaaagagccctccactgtcatacacaaagagccctccactgtcatacacaaagagccctccactgtcatacacaaagagccctccactgtcatacacaaagagccctccactgtcatacacaaagagccctccactgtcatacacaaagagccctccaccgtcatacacaaagagccctccaccgtcatacacaaagagccctccgctgtcatacacaaagagccctccactgtcatacacaaagagccctccgctgtcatacacaaagagccctccactgtcatacacaaagagccctccactgtcatacacaaagagccctccgctgtcatacacaaagagccctccGCTACACAAAGAGCCCtcatacacaaagagccctccgccgtcatacacaaagagccctccgctgtcatacacaaagagccctccgctgtcatacacaaagagccctccgctgtcatacacaaagagccctccGCTGTCATACACAAAGAACCCTCCGCtgtcatacacaaagagccctccGCTGTCATACACAAAGAACCCTCCGCtgtcatacacaaagagccctccgctgtcatacacaaagagccctccactgtcatacacaaagagccctccgctgtcatacacaaagagccctccactgtcatacacaaagagccctccaCTGTCATACACAAAGAACCCTCCGCtgtcatacacaaagagccctccactgtcatacacaaagagccctccactgtcatacacaaagagccctccactgtcatacacaaagagccctccgctgtcatacacaaagagccctccactgtcatacacaaagagccctccactgtcatacacaaagagccctccactgtcatacacaaagagccctccaCTGTCATACCCAAAGAGCCCCACTGTCAGGCTGCAATGCTCTGAACAccctaacaaacacacaacacaaatacatacactgagtatacccagcattatgaacaccttcctaatattgaattgcactccccccttttgccctcagaacagcctcaatttgtcagggcatggattctacaaagTGTCAAAAGCTTTTCACAAGGATGTTGGTCCATGTTTTAAATGttttcatttgagtcatttagcagacgctcttctcCAGAGCAACATACAGTTAATGCATCCATCTTAAGATAgttaggtgggacaaccacatatcacagggaCAAAAAGTATATTTTTCTTCAATAACGTAGTTATCAGTAGAgttgaggtgaggaggaggattatttaagatactgtttgaagagcttaaaatattattttgtgtCAGCCCAATTGAGACCTCTGGTGTGTTGGTGCAATTCAGAATACGAATCCAAATGGAAAGACATGGAGACTACTTTGACAGAGATACACAGTCAGTTtggggaaataaggacatggtaATAGAAATATACAATAGACAAAATCCGTGGATTAATTTCTCTCTGAAGACATGGTTTAGGGCAGTTAAGCAAAATGATTTAGACAGAGGTCAAACTGCTGAGTTGGCCCGTATACAACCCCAGCATCATCCCTGCAACTCGGGACAGCAGGTTTAAACAATGGACGCAGAAAGGCATCACATCATTCAGTACAATTACAAGGAATGGGGACCTAGAGAACTTTCAGGACCTAAGTAAAAAAACATGGCTTGGATCAACAAGATTTTTACAGATACTTACAAGTACGACACTATATCTTAAGGGAGATAAAAGTGATTGACCCTCGAGCAGCTATTTCCAATCTTTACTTGGGTATTCAATCCTCAAAGAAACAATCAACAAACTATATTAAACAGAAACGGGAGGAGGAACTTAACATTGAAATAACTGATGAAACATGGTTGAATATATTAGAGACTCAAAGCTCCACCATCTCAAGGTCATGGAGAGAATTCTGTTGGAAGAATGTTATACGTTTCTTCATAACACTTAAACTGAAATCAAAACAGACTGGCTCACTACACCCTTGTGTTGGAGAGAATGCGGGCTATCGAAGGTGGATCACTCGCATATCTTTTGGTTCTGCCCCGCAATCAAAACTTACTGGGGAGAAATAAGATCTAACATTAGAAAATAATGGGATTTGACATAGAACAAACATTGATTTCTTTGTACTTGGGTGAAATACCTGTCAACTTACACAATAGAGAAATGTACCTCTTAAAAGGTCCTACTGGCAGCCAGTAAAACGGCTATCACTAGGAAATGGCTACAAAAAGACCCTCCCACAGTGACACAATGGATAGACATTGTAAGAGAAATACACCACATGGAGCGTATGACCTTTGCTTTAATAACTCACCAGGAGAGAGGTCAGGAATACTGGGGAAAATGGGTTTCATACatgaaaatggtctaattcaaagATGATGTCAATGTAACTACTCTGATGAACGTGTGATGTGCTGTAACTGGCAGATCTTTTTTTGTGGTTCTTTTACTTTATTTGTACTTTCTTTGTGTTCCTcgataataataaaaaatatatatatacagtgggagaacaagtatttgatacactgccgatttggcAGTTTTtgctacttacaaagcatgtagaggtctgtcatttttatcataggtacacttcaactgtgagagacagaatctaaaacaaaaatccagaaaatcacattgtaggatttttaaaatatttgttattttatttttacccctttttctccccaatttcgtggtatccaattgttttttttaGTAGCTACTGTCTTGTCTCGTCGCTACCATACCGTACGGAGACGAAGATTGAAAGTCAtgcgcactgcttcttaacacttCTTaacaggcagttatcccactgttcctaggccgtcattgaaaataagaatttgttcttaactgacttgaatagttaaataaaggtaaaaaaaatacaattattatttttttaaacacagcacgcatccaacccggaagccatccgcaccaatgtgtcggaggaaacaccgtgcaactggcaaccttggttagtgcgcactgcgcccggcccgccaaaggagtcgctggtgcgcgatgagacaaggatatccctcccTGCCAAGCCCTCCCAAACCTGGAtgacgcttggccaattgtgcgtcgccccacggacctcccggtcgcggccggttacgacagagcctgggcgcgaacccagagtctctagtggcacagctggcgctgcagtacagcgcccttaaccactgcgccacccgggaggcccattgtatgatttttaagtaattaattagcattttattgcatgacataattatttgatcacctaccaacca
This genomic interval from Oncorhynchus keta strain PuntledgeMale-10-30-2019 chromosome 2, Oket_V2, whole genome shotgun sequence contains the following:
- the LOC118359363 gene encoding LOW QUALITY PROTEIN: cysteine-rich secretory protein LCCL domain-containing 2-like (The sequence of the model RefSeq protein was modified relative to this genomic sequence to represent the inferred CDS: deleted 1 base in 1 codon), which encodes MTAAMPCWLSALTLTLTLNLLVLSAREGAALFLPDSNELRQLLSRYQDDQNSTDNTAGSRTRRAIQWTDRGEILQLHNKLRGQVYPTASNMEYMVWDDELERSATHWAEACQWEHGPNDLLMSIGQNLAVHWGRYRSPGYHVQAWYDEVKDYTYPYQHECNPWCPDRCSGPMCTHYTQLVWATTSRVGCAVHVCPRMNVWGEIWENAVYLVCNYSPKGNWIGEAPYQHGRPCSQCPPSYGGSCRDNLCFKGDSQRSETEDMNEVEKAQIPMSPRTSAKPVPRPKPKPAAPKKPSTPKAPTSTFLAQNIKCETKMRDKCKGATCNRFNCPANCQNKKGKVWGTLFYDVQSSICRAAMHYGIINNNGGLVDTTRKDKLPFFVKATKNGIESFSKYKAGNAFVVSKVERQSVDCYATVAEICPFKKPYSNCPRVFCPANCKNEPSYWAPVVGNSFYTDRSSICRAAIHAGVTQAGGGYVDVLALDKKKSYVGVLKNGIQSESKSNPEGGSFRVFAVRE